The following proteins are co-located in the Microbulbifer sp. VAAF005 genome:
- a CDS encoding ATP-binding protein yields MKENGTLILFCEKMGAGKSTKAVEVAQNTGAILISENEWLSNLYPREICSLSNYIEYSARLKSIIKPHIQNILKHGTSVILDFPGNTRRQRSWFKEILQDNFFPHQLIYLKAEDELCLQRITQRQKSHPERATFDNPETFKQVNQYFEEPTLSERFNIEVIEQREISK; encoded by the coding sequence ATGAAAGAGAACGGAACTCTTATTTTATTTTGTGAAAAGATGGGGGCAGGAAAAAGTACCAAGGCGGTAGAAGTGGCACAAAATACGGGAGCTATCCTTATCTCCGAAAATGAGTGGCTTTCAAATTTATACCCTCGTGAGATTTGCTCACTCTCAAACTACATAGAATATTCTGCAAGGTTAAAATCAATAATCAAGCCTCATATCCAGAATATTTTAAAGCATGGCACCTCTGTAATACTGGACTTTCCAGGTAATACAAGAAGACAACGATCCTGGTTCAAAGAGATACTTCAGGATAATTTCTTTCCCCATCAATTAATTTACTTGAAAGCAGAGGATGAATTATGCTTACAGCGTATCACCCAAAGACAAAAATCACACCCTGAAAGAGCCACCTTTGATAATCCAGAGACCTTCAAACAAGTTAATCAGTACTTTGAAGAACCAACCTTATCAGAGAGGTTCAATATTGAGGTGATCGAGCAAAGAGAAATAAGTAAGTAA
- a CDS encoding SMI1/KNR4 family protein produces MSSETLSKSWSRIHIWLKKNAPQIYDALNPPATGTEIEKLESVIGYKLPRDLYELYKIHNGIKSSAIANLVYGLQFLPISDVITNIELQLHYGKLPLKHADPGIKSDSFDFSTKRIPIGDDCSTCTLYVDLEADKNGSNGQIVLLEYDSKSAFLRSPSITNMYSQFASDLESGKYALEEGAKEDGIDFLEMKKEPN; encoded by the coding sequence ATGTCATCAGAAACACTATCAAAATCATGGTCCCGTATTCATATCTGGTTAAAAAAGAATGCCCCACAAATCTATGATGCTTTAAATCCGCCCGCTACTGGGACCGAAATAGAAAAGCTAGAGTCCGTTATTGGTTATAAACTGCCCCGCGATTTATATGAGCTTTATAAAATTCATAATGGCATAAAATCAAGTGCTATTGCTAACTTAGTCTATGGGCTTCAATTTCTTCCTATCTCTGATGTAATTACCAATATTGAACTACAGCTTCACTATGGAAAGCTGCCATTAAAACATGCAGACCCCGGAATTAAGTCAGACTCTTTTGATTTCAGCACTAAACGAATACCGATTGGTGATGATTGCAGTACATGTACACTCTATGTTGACCTAGAAGCAGATAAGAATGGTAGCAATGGGCAAATTGTTCTGCTTGAGTACGACTCCAAATCAGCTTTCTTACGCAGTCCATCCATCACTAATATGTATTCTCAATTTGCTAGTGACCTTGAGTCAGGTAAATATGCTCTTGAGGAAGGTGCCAAAGAGGATGGGATTGATTTTCTCGAAATGAAAAAAGAGCCTAACTAA
- the arsH gene encoding arsenical resistance protein ArsH, whose translation MLPNHTPSNILNHLADSPPSSEPTKILVLYGSLRPNSYSRLLANQAVEILQHFGADVRLFDPVDLPLYDGVSQDHPKVQQLREWSAWSQGQVWVSPEIHGNISAVFKNQIDWLPLDQSASRATQGKTLAVMQISGGSQSFNTVNSLRVLGRWMRMFTIPNQSSIAKAWQEFDNRGQLKDSPFRDRVIDVLEELVKTTVLMRNQGDYLTERYSENKAQQPASTMASIETLMTESGVAEPC comes from the coding sequence ATGCTACCGAACCACACCCCCAGCAATATTCTTAATCACCTGGCGGACTCTCCTCCCAGTAGTGAACCCACCAAGATTCTAGTGTTGTACGGATCCTTAAGGCCCAATTCCTATTCCCGCTTACTAGCCAACCAAGCTGTTGAAATATTGCAGCATTTTGGTGCAGATGTACGCTTATTTGACCCCGTTGACCTGCCCCTATATGACGGCGTCAGCCAGGATCACCCAAAGGTTCAACAGCTTCGTGAATGGTCTGCCTGGAGCCAAGGTCAAGTGTGGGTCAGCCCAGAAATACACGGAAATATTTCTGCCGTTTTCAAAAACCAGATCGACTGGTTGCCGCTAGACCAATCAGCGAGCCGGGCAACCCAGGGGAAAACCCTGGCAGTCATGCAAATTTCCGGCGGCTCCCAATCATTTAATACAGTCAACAGCCTGAGGGTTCTCGGCCGCTGGATGCGTATGTTCACGATTCCCAATCAATCCTCTATTGCCAAGGCATGGCAGGAATTTGATAACCGGGGGCAACTTAAGGACTCTCCATTTAGAGACCGAGTGATCGACGTTCTGGAAGAGCTTGTTAAGACTACTGTGCTGATGCGTAACCAAGGTGACTACCTGACCGAGCGGTATAGCGAGAACAAAGCGCAGCAACCGGCATCCACAATGGCCTCAATTGAGACTTTAATGACGGAAAGCGGTGTCGCCGAACCCTGCTGA
- a CDS encoding alpha/beta hydrolase, with protein sequence MSFSLDPDFSTALSKFGDLLDTLAAAPIGDVETRRRNGEVVTQALFLGHSFPPGVSFRDFAIKSADQDEIQLRWYQKTNSNPGSAIFYIHGGGLICHDISRYELVVANYVAASGVPFLSVNYRKAPEFPYPKPIDDCYRAFIWLVQHAQELSVDPVRIGIMGDSAGGGLAAALTIMARDKKGPPLARQILLYPMLDDRTVTPDPLLLPFITWTYEDNLTGWTAYLGNQVGSPTVSPHAAPARLLDAKGLPPAFIDVGELDIFRDEDIQYARLLTDAGVSTELHVRPGVIHSWELFAPDIPVSQRAFTDRIRIIQEI encoded by the coding sequence ATGAGCTTCTCCCTGGACCCAGACTTTTCTACCGCCCTCAGCAAATTCGGTGACTTGCTGGATACCCTTGCTGCAGCACCTATTGGGGACGTGGAAACTCGCCGCAGGAATGGCGAAGTAGTCACCCAGGCACTATTTCTGGGACACAGCTTTCCCCCAGGTGTGTCCTTCCGGGACTTCGCAATCAAAAGCGCGGATCAAGATGAGATACAGTTGCGCTGGTATCAAAAGACGAATAGCAATCCAGGGTCAGCTATTTTCTATATTCATGGGGGCGGGCTTATCTGCCACGATATCTCGCGCTACGAGTTGGTTGTTGCTAATTATGTGGCCGCCAGTGGTGTCCCCTTCCTCTCAGTAAACTACCGGAAAGCCCCAGAATTCCCCTACCCTAAACCGATTGATGATTGTTATCGAGCATTTATCTGGCTTGTACAACACGCACAGGAGCTCTCCGTTGATCCAGTGCGAATTGGCATTATGGGAGATAGTGCTGGAGGTGGGCTGGCCGCAGCCCTGACAATTATGGCTCGCGACAAGAAAGGTCCGCCTCTGGCACGACAAATATTGTTATACCCAATGCTGGATGACAGGACGGTTACTCCCGACCCCTTATTATTGCCATTTATTACTTGGACCTACGAAGACAACCTCACAGGCTGGACCGCTTACCTGGGCAACCAGGTAGGTAGTCCCACCGTCAGTCCTCACGCGGCTCCGGCGCGCCTGTTAGATGCCAAAGGGTTGCCCCCCGCATTTATCGACGTTGGCGAACTGGATATTTTTCGCGATGAAGATATTCAATACGCGCGCCTACTTACCGATGCCGGTGTGAGTACAGAGCTACATGTTCGGCCCGGCGTGATTCACTCTTGGGAACTTTTTGCCCCAGATATTCCTGTCTCACAGCGAGCTTTTACAGATCGTATACGGATCATACAGGAAATCTAA
- a CDS encoding amidohydrolase family protein, producing the protein MRAQKLQIFDSHFHIINPQFPLFPNHGYLPPAFTLDDYRRELQNYQLVGGAVVSGSFQRQDQAYLIDALAKLGENYVGVTQLSANTPDTVILSLHKHGVRALRFNLVRGSSEQVDCLDSLARRVFELAGWHVELYIESSALDRLYNKLIALPALSIDHMGLSKRGFPTILKLAEKGVKVKASGFGRLDFDPAVAVLELCQANPSCLMFGSDLPSTRAPRPFKPEDILLIHDSLDESLAEKVLVKNAFQFYLKK; encoded by the coding sequence ATGAGAGCGCAGAAGCTGCAAATTTTTGATAGCCACTTCCACATCATTAACCCCCAATTCCCCTTGTTCCCAAATCACGGTTACTTGCCGCCAGCATTTACCTTGGACGACTACCGGCGCGAGTTACAAAATTACCAGCTTGTGGGTGGCGCAGTGGTTTCCGGCTCATTCCAGAGGCAAGACCAAGCCTACCTTATTGATGCCCTGGCGAAGCTGGGCGAAAACTATGTTGGGGTAACCCAGCTATCCGCAAATACTCCCGACACCGTCATTTTGTCACTTCACAAGCACGGGGTTAGAGCTTTGCGCTTTAATCTGGTACGGGGCAGCTCGGAGCAAGTGGATTGCCTCGACAGCTTGGCTCGACGTGTATTTGAACTGGCCGGTTGGCACGTCGAGCTTTACATTGAGTCATCTGCGCTGGACCGTCTCTATAACAAGCTAATCGCGCTGCCGGCACTCTCTATAGATCATATGGGGCTCAGTAAGCGTGGCTTTCCCACCATACTCAAGTTGGCAGAAAAAGGGGTTAAGGTAAAAGCGAGCGGCTTCGGCCGCCTGGACTTCGATCCAGCAGTGGCAGTACTCGAACTCTGCCAAGCCAACCCCAGCTGTCTGATGTTCGGCTCTGATCTTCCCTCCACTCGAGCACCCCGCCCTTTCAAGCCTGAAGACATTTTGTTAATTCACGACAGTCTCGATGAGTCACTAGCAGAAAAAGTCCTGGTGAAAAACGCTTTTCAGTTTTACTTAAAAAAGTAA
- a CDS encoding MFS transporter: MAGEKTKLTRTQVLGLFALSLAIFLIGNDLTAFSVAIPAIEKDFNSDITTTQWIINGYTLAFGVLLISGGRLADMLGRRKIFFIGMAAFAFFSLLGGIATNIPMLLAARGLMGIGSALMWPAILGLIYGMLPEDRSGFAGGLVMGMCAAANAIGPVLGGILTDLLSWRWIFFINLPVAALAFFVCWKVIPDDTPENVTERIDYGGVITLTSSLFCLLLALDLVVDIGFKNPMIIALALATFLFMGAFILVERHVGRDALIPVDVATNHGFFAAGIATLLLSVVFFAALVYVPQYLSKVHNHSAMFSGMGLLPMMVSFGLVSFIAGGLYETVGAKTIVSSGTIAMCIGMFMLSHLHKETTFVQMIPGLVVLGAGIGLFYSAITTAAITVVAPERASLAGAILYMFQIGGGAIGLGMNTTIVAMAPNISTGIDRAFTVNAYLAMVGLVVCLLFVSGKPEDKPPYRKSSLLLA, encoded by the coding sequence ATGGCAGGCGAAAAAACTAAACTGACCAGAACCCAGGTATTGGGGTTATTTGCCCTGAGTTTGGCAATATTTCTGATCGGGAATGATCTCACGGCATTTTCTGTGGCAATTCCTGCCATTGAAAAAGACTTCAACTCCGACATCACCACTACCCAGTGGATTATTAATGGCTATACCTTGGCTTTTGGCGTGCTGCTAATCTCAGGTGGGCGCCTGGCGGATATGCTTGGCCGGCGTAAGATTTTCTTTATTGGCATGGCCGCGTTTGCATTTTTTTCCCTTCTCGGTGGTATAGCCACCAATATCCCAATGCTGCTGGCAGCGAGGGGGCTAATGGGCATCGGCAGCGCCCTTATGTGGCCGGCAATCCTGGGGTTGATTTACGGTATGTTGCCGGAAGACCGCTCGGGATTTGCGGGAGGTTTGGTGATGGGTATGTGCGCCGCTGCAAATGCGATTGGCCCGGTATTGGGGGGCATTCTTACGGATTTACTAAGCTGGCGTTGGATATTCTTCATTAACTTACCGGTGGCTGCATTGGCATTTTTTGTCTGCTGGAAAGTTATCCCGGATGATACGCCGGAGAATGTCACAGAGCGTATTGACTACGGTGGTGTAATTACCCTTACTTCATCGCTGTTTTGTTTACTGTTGGCACTGGATTTAGTCGTGGATATCGGCTTTAAAAACCCGATGATTATTGCCTTAGCCTTGGCCACCTTTCTCTTTATGGGGGCATTTATCCTGGTGGAGCGCCATGTGGGCAGGGATGCATTAATTCCCGTAGATGTTGCTACAAATCATGGTTTTTTTGCTGCAGGAATTGCCACTTTATTACTGTCTGTCGTGTTCTTTGCTGCATTGGTATACGTTCCTCAGTATTTGAGTAAGGTTCACAATCATTCGGCGATGTTTTCGGGGATGGGTCTGCTTCCTATGATGGTCTCATTTGGTTTGGTGTCTTTTATTGCCGGTGGGCTATACGAAACTGTAGGGGCAAAAACCATCGTCTCATCAGGTACTATTGCCATGTGCATCGGTATGTTTATGCTTTCTCACCTGCATAAAGAAACAACTTTTGTACAGATGATACCGGGGCTGGTGGTTCTCGGGGCGGGCATTGGTCTTTTTTACTCTGCCATCACCACCGCTGCGATTACGGTTGTTGCGCCAGAGCGAGCGAGCTTGGCAGGAGCAATTCTCTATATGTTCCAGATTGGTGGAGGGGCAATAGGCTTGGGTATGAATACAACAATTGTGGCAATGGCTCCCAATATTTCTACGGGGATCGATCGTGCTTTTACGGTAAATGCCTATCTAGCTATGGTGGGGTTGGTAGTGTGTCTGTTATTTGTTTCAGGGAAGCCTGAGGATAAGCCCCCCTATCGGAAAAGTAGTTTACTGCTCGCTTAA
- a CDS encoding LacI family DNA-binding transcriptional regulator, which yields MPKGSSSPVSMSDIARLAGVSESTVSRALNDNPLINEKTRERIQKIASSMNYKINESARNLRLQRSHTISVVINTGRSGGQTFSDPFMIDMIGSIADRLAVHKYDLLFSSSITSRSDWHSYLMSSRRADGVIVIGQGVDDTPLRDLQQQGDPLVVWGGTSRQGAEYCIVSSDNQMGGRQATEHLLNLGRQRILFLGDTAHPEVNGRYEGYCVALDGAGLSGSIRQLAAGFSSESGYQSIVELVEREGRSFDGIFAASDSIAMGAIKALQASGHKVPEDVGIVGFDDIPIAPFYTPPLTTIRQSIHRGGELMVEKMMQLLSGQSAEPAVLPTELVVRGSCGANPDYQPVEEFFQDGQGDG from the coding sequence ATGCCCAAGGGGTCCTCCTCTCCCGTTTCCATGTCCGATATTGCTCGGTTGGCGGGAGTTTCTGAATCTACTGTTTCGCGAGCGCTGAACGATAATCCATTGATTAACGAAAAGACTCGCGAACGTATTCAAAAAATCGCGAGCTCCATGAATTACAAAATCAATGAGAGCGCGCGAAACTTACGCCTGCAACGCAGCCATACAATTTCGGTTGTGATTAATACGGGGCGCAGTGGCGGCCAGACATTTTCTGATCCATTTATGATCGATATGATTGGTTCAATTGCTGATCGCCTCGCGGTGCATAAATACGATTTACTGTTTTCCAGCAGTATCACCAGCCGCTCGGATTGGCATTCTTATCTGATGAGCTCCAGGCGGGCTGATGGCGTTATTGTGATTGGCCAGGGGGTGGACGATACCCCACTTCGTGATCTGCAGCAGCAGGGGGACCCTCTTGTTGTCTGGGGAGGGACCTCAAGGCAGGGGGCCGAATATTGCATCGTCAGTAGTGACAATCAAATGGGTGGGCGTCAGGCCACAGAACATCTTCTGAATTTGGGTCGGCAGCGTATTCTCTTTCTGGGCGATACCGCGCACCCTGAGGTTAATGGGCGCTATGAGGGGTACTGTGTGGCCCTCGATGGGGCCGGTCTGTCGGGTTCTATCAGGCAGTTGGCAGCAGGCTTTTCCAGCGAAAGTGGTTATCAATCCATTGTCGAGTTGGTTGAACGGGAAGGGCGTAGTTTCGATGGCATCTTTGCTGCCAGCGACAGTATTGCCATGGGGGCGATCAAAGCGTTGCAGGCCAGTGGCCACAAGGTACCTGAAGATGTTGGCATCGTTGGCTTTGATGATATTCCGATTGCTCCATTTTATACCCCTCCGTTGACCACCATACGCCAGAGTATCCACCGGGGTGGGGAACTGATGGTGGAGAAGATGATGCAACTTCTCTCCGGGCAATCGGCGGAGCCTGCTGTGCTGCCCACAGAGTTGGTAGTGCGAGGTTCTTGTGGCGCCAATCCGGATTACCAGCCTGTAGAGGAATTCTTTCAGGATGGGCAGGGCGACGGCTAG
- a CDS encoding MFS transporter — translation MKNQRILLSLFAIYFVFAILLNSVGTVILQVINTYGVSKSAASVLEGFKDIPIGIVSFLIASQLPRLGFKRAMLTGLVIVTLACTAMPLLPGFWTAKLLFLSVGVAFALVKVAAYSTVGLLAQGRSAHASLLNTLEGVFMVGVLSGYWLFSAFIDSSNQGSTAWLNVYWVLAVVCVIAFVLLWCTELDESGARIEEASPKQDFIAMIKLMAKPLVYIYVISVFFYVLIEQGIGSWLPTFNNEILKLPAAMSVQAASIFAAGLALGRLGAGVMMRKVHWYPMLNVCLVAMGLLVVVSLPLASNIVANPDVNWLSAPVAAFVLPLIGLFMAPVYPAINSVMLSSLPTHQHSAMTGLLVIFSALGGTTGSLITGSVFEAFDGQVAFYLSLVPITVILITLFFFRRAVERGDETLEASAPLAG, via the coding sequence ATGAAGAATCAGCGCATACTCCTATCTCTATTCGCTATCTACTTTGTCTTTGCCATTTTGTTGAACAGCGTGGGTACTGTGATCCTGCAGGTAATCAATACCTATGGGGTGAGTAAGTCTGCTGCGAGTGTGCTGGAGGGGTTCAAGGATATCCCCATCGGTATTGTGTCTTTCCTGATTGCCTCCCAGCTTCCCCGACTGGGGTTTAAGCGGGCGATGCTGACGGGACTGGTAATCGTCACCCTGGCTTGTACAGCTATGCCCCTGTTACCCGGGTTTTGGACGGCGAAGTTATTGTTCTTGTCGGTGGGTGTTGCGTTCGCATTGGTAAAGGTTGCCGCATACTCCACCGTGGGATTACTAGCGCAGGGCCGCAGCGCACATGCGAGCCTTCTAAACACCCTGGAGGGGGTGTTTATGGTGGGGGTTCTCAGTGGTTACTGGCTGTTTAGCGCTTTTATTGATTCATCGAACCAAGGGTCGACTGCCTGGCTCAATGTCTATTGGGTGTTGGCGGTGGTCTGTGTGATTGCATTTGTATTGCTCTGGTGCACAGAGCTGGATGAATCCGGGGCGCGAATCGAAGAGGCTAGCCCGAAACAGGACTTTATCGCGATGATAAAGTTGATGGCCAAACCCCTGGTGTACATCTACGTGATCTCAGTATTTTTCTATGTATTGATTGAGCAGGGGATAGGAAGTTGGTTGCCGACCTTTAATAATGAAATTCTTAAGCTGCCGGCTGCAATGAGTGTTCAGGCTGCAAGTATCTTTGCCGCAGGGCTGGCGTTGGGGCGACTTGGTGCCGGTGTGATGATGCGCAAAGTACACTGGTACCCGATGCTGAATGTCTGCTTAGTTGCGATGGGATTACTGGTGGTCGTTAGCTTGCCCCTGGCGAGTAATATTGTGGCGAATCCCGATGTAAACTGGCTTAGTGCCCCAGTGGCGGCTTTTGTTTTACCACTGATTGGCTTGTTTATGGCACCTGTATACCCAGCTATCAATTCTGTGATGCTCAGTTCATTGCCCACCCACCAGCACTCTGCAATGACAGGTTTACTGGTGATTTTTTCTGCGCTGGGCGGTACAACGGGCTCACTGATTACCGGGTCGGTTTTCGAGGCTTTTGATGGCCAGGTGGCTTTCTACTTATCCCTGGTACCCATCACAGTAATTCTGATTACCCTGTTCTTTTTCCGTCGCGCCGTAGAGCGGGGGGATGAGACGCTTGAGGCCTCAGCCCCCCTGGCTGGGTAA
- a CDS encoding glycosyl hydrolase family 65 protein: protein MPIAGGPADPALEPNLQSSESGMKQKQQIKHKIHPWDLVEDTFQPEDYSLNATLFSLGNGYIGLRGTFEEGFDPEPFTDGCYLNGVYASEPITYGESAYGYARNNQRMLTVPDGKTIYISLDGERFSLAQGELLNYERRLDMAAGFSERKLTWCSPKGKTIELKVQRLVSLSEKNLLALQLELTPIDFDGEVHLQSCLDGDLAQAERSEDPRLASPIDRGDIEWLENTAEDGYLALPLSVKSSGFSIRCAALHLCESDSDYTSNNLRSEDCVSVDYRFAARRNTPIRLTKYVAYFAQQNAEPISAGELHHYLERCAAKSFADHIETQRAQMDNFWLESDIQVSGNDALQQGIRFNQYHLFQSLGRDGNTNIAAKGLSGDGYDGHYFWDTEIYVLPFFLYTQPELARGLLEYRYSILDAARKRAREMSIQKGALFPWRTIGGEECSAYYPAGTAQYHINADIAYAVRHYCRVTGDVDFLRNKGAEVVIEGARMWLEIGHFNALRDNQFCINEVTGPDEYTALVDNNFYTNLMAKAHLEYAVEVLQWLKSFDPAACDELTQRIQLDKQEIDNWAKAAESMYLPYDEMQGIHSQDDSFLNKPRWNIAETPADQFPLLLHYHPLVIYRHQVCKQADVVLGLLLESSEFSIDQKRRDFDFYEPLTTHDSTLSACIHSIIASEVGYPDKALNYFQQVARMDLDNHHNNTQHGIHTACMGGTWMCMVQGFAGMRLHGNELNFNPYLPNGMDGYRFRLQLRGRTIAIDVDSYSARYTLVKGEALSLHHGKKILFLETPGQTETIQIAPMEEVS from the coding sequence ATGCCCATAGCCGGAGGCCCAGCAGACCCGGCCCTAGAACCCAATCTCCAATCCAGTGAAAGTGGTATGAAGCAAAAACAACAAATCAAACACAAGATCCACCCCTGGGACTTGGTGGAGGACACCTTCCAGCCCGAAGATTACAGCCTCAATGCCACCCTATTCTCCCTCGGTAATGGCTATATCGGCTTGCGCGGTACCTTTGAGGAGGGTTTCGATCCAGAACCCTTTACGGATGGTTGTTACCTGAATGGAGTCTACGCCAGCGAACCTATCACCTATGGTGAGTCTGCTTATGGCTACGCGCGCAACAACCAGAGGATGTTGACGGTTCCCGACGGCAAGACCATTTATATCAGCTTGGATGGAGAACGTTTTAGTCTCGCCCAAGGCGAGCTACTCAATTACGAGCGCCGGCTGGACATGGCCGCGGGGTTCAGCGAGAGAAAACTCACTTGGTGCTCCCCAAAAGGAAAAACCATTGAACTCAAAGTGCAGCGCCTGGTTTCCCTCAGTGAGAAAAACCTGTTAGCTCTGCAACTGGAACTCACTCCCATCGATTTTGACGGAGAGGTACACCTGCAATCCTGCCTTGATGGTGACCTTGCCCAGGCAGAACGCAGTGAGGACCCACGCCTTGCCTCCCCTATTGACCGGGGAGATATCGAATGGCTGGAAAATACAGCTGAAGATGGTTATTTAGCCCTGCCTCTATCCGTTAAGAGCAGTGGCTTCTCTATACGATGCGCAGCCCTGCACCTTTGTGAGAGTGACAGCGATTACACGTCCAATAACCTCCGCAGTGAAGACTGCGTCTCGGTTGACTATCGCTTTGCTGCCCGCCGCAACACCCCTATTCGCCTAACCAAGTACGTCGCTTACTTTGCACAGCAAAATGCTGAGCCGATATCAGCTGGCGAATTGCATCATTACCTGGAGCGCTGTGCGGCTAAAAGTTTTGCGGACCATATCGAAACCCAGCGTGCCCAAATGGACAACTTCTGGCTTGAGTCCGATATTCAGGTCAGTGGAAATGATGCCCTGCAGCAGGGAATACGTTTCAACCAGTACCACTTGTTCCAATCCCTAGGTCGGGATGGCAATACCAATATTGCAGCCAAAGGACTTTCCGGTGACGGCTATGACGGTCACTATTTCTGGGATACAGAAATCTATGTACTACCGTTTTTCCTCTACACCCAACCCGAATTAGCGCGCGGTCTACTGGAATACCGCTACTCAATCCTCGATGCCGCACGAAAAAGGGCGAGGGAAATGTCGATTCAAAAGGGAGCACTGTTTCCCTGGCGCACCATCGGCGGTGAGGAGTGCTCAGCCTATTACCCGGCAGGCACTGCGCAATACCATATCAATGCGGATATTGCCTACGCCGTGCGACATTACTGCCGGGTTACCGGTGATGTCGATTTTCTGCGCAACAAGGGCGCAGAAGTCGTGATAGAGGGCGCGCGTATGTGGTTGGAGATTGGCCACTTCAACGCACTTCGCGACAACCAGTTCTGCATTAATGAGGTTACCGGACCAGACGAGTACACTGCCCTGGTTGACAATAATTTCTACACAAACCTGATGGCCAAGGCCCATCTTGAATATGCTGTTGAAGTATTACAGTGGTTAAAATCATTCGATCCTGCAGCATGCGATGAGTTGACCCAGCGTATTCAACTCGACAAACAGGAAATTGATAACTGGGCCAAGGCCGCAGAAAGCATGTATCTGCCCTACGATGAAATGCAGGGTATACATTCTCAAGACGATAGTTTTCTAAACAAACCCCGCTGGAATATTGCCGAAACGCCTGCCGATCAATTCCCGCTGTTACTTCACTATCATCCCCTGGTGATCTATCGACACCAAGTTTGTAAACAGGCCGATGTCGTTCTTGGCCTGTTACTGGAAAGTTCAGAGTTTTCAATTGATCAGAAGCGTCGGGATTTCGACTTCTATGAACCGCTCACCACACACGACTCCACTTTGTCCGCTTGTATTCACAGCATTATTGCCAGTGAAGTTGGTTATCCGGATAAAGCGCTGAACTACTTCCAGCAAGTTGCGCGAATGGATCTGGATAACCACCACAACAATACCCAGCACGGCATACACACTGCCTGCATGGGGGGTACCTGGATGTGTATGGTCCAGGGATTTGCAGGAATGCGCCTGCACGGCAATGAACTCAACTTCAATCCATACCTGCCCAATGGAATGGACGGCTATCGTTTCCGGTTGCAACTCCGTGGCCGCACGATCGCAATCGATGTCGATTCTTACAGCGCCAGGTACACCTTGGTGAAAGGTGAAGCGCTCAGCCTTCATCACGGCAAGAAAATTCTATTCCTGGAGACACCAGGGCAAACAGAAACCATTCAAATAGCACCGATGGAGGAGGTATCCTGA
- the pgmB gene encoding beta-phosphoglucomutase has translation MIYRAAIFDLDGVIADTARLHLIAWQQLAEGLNLSWTADTEERLKGLERMASLEVILGEKSSNYTEEAKIALAARKNSRYQELIRSLSPADLLPGAGELLAWLNSQHIPVGLASASKNAPAVLEALGISRCFSVIADPEKSAPKPAPDIFLAAAKGLGIDPEFCIAFEDAPAGVSAIKSANGMTAVGIGNPDSLKDADYTLDSLEQFVPNDFFLSVLAESGMRQSKGLAVNE, from the coding sequence ATGATCTATCGTGCAGCAATCTTTGATCTCGACGGCGTTATTGCAGACACCGCACGTCTCCACCTGATCGCATGGCAACAGCTGGCTGAAGGGCTCAACCTTTCCTGGACAGCGGATACTGAAGAGCGCTTAAAGGGCCTGGAAAGAATGGCTTCCCTTGAGGTGATTCTCGGGGAAAAAAGCAGCAATTACACTGAAGAAGCAAAAATTGCACTGGCTGCAAGGAAAAACAGCCGCTACCAGGAATTAATCCGCAGCCTATCCCCCGCAGACCTGTTACCGGGCGCCGGTGAACTGCTCGCATGGTTAAATTCTCAGCATATTCCGGTCGGCCTCGCCTCAGCGAGTAAAAACGCACCGGCGGTATTGGAAGCCCTGGGAATATCCCGTTGCTTTTCTGTTATTGCAGACCCAGAAAAATCTGCACCTAAACCTGCACCAGATATATTCCTAGCCGCCGCCAAAGGCCTCGGAATTGATCCAGAGTTTTGCATTGCTTTTGAAGATGCGCCCGCTGGAGTCAGTGCAATTAAGTCCGCAAATGGCATGACGGCTGTAGGCATAGGTAATCCAGATTCGTTAAAGGACGCAGACTATACGCTGGACAGTCTGGAACAATTTGTGCCAAATGATTTCTTTCTATCAGTACTAGCAGAATCAGGTATGCGCCAAAGTAAAGGCTTGGCTGTTAACGAATAA